The following are from one region of the Stenotrophomonas lactitubi genome:
- a CDS encoding beta-N-acetylhexosaminidase codes for MTKPTRARMRSLLLLGSLLAALPVLPALAADAPALDTGPGPQLRAGSLMLIPAPANVQRGNGAGITVGAGTVLHAEGEAAQRVAAQFADLLARSGGPRLAVANGKAAAKSGSIRFQIVPTFRDSGEGYTLESTAQGVVVQAGNETGLFYGATTLAQLATGGSNGVLPAVQIQDAPRFSWRGFMLDSARHFQSLDEIKRVLDAMAAHKLNTFHWHLTDDQGWRMEIKRYPKLTEVGSCRLPAGDGGIDPISGKEHPYCGFYTQDQIREVIAYAAALHIQVIPEIDVPGHATAAIAAYPELGTIDTPLKPLSEWGVFPNLFNVEDDTVTFLENVLEEVIALFPAKYVHVGGDEAVKDQWEASKQVQQRMRALGIKDEMAMQSHIIKRLETFLEEHDRRLIGWDEILEGGLPPQATVMSWRGTEGGLAAASAGHDVVMSPVSHLYLDYLQTASPNEPPGRPTQVNLAKLYNYEPVPAELAADKRGHILGLQANMFTEHTRTYARLQHNLFPRLAAVAETGWSTPEHRDFRDFLARLPSQLQRYRAWGLAYAQTPFEVGVAYTDDRAANTVTVSLANPLGYEVRYSSDGQPVTAQSPLYQQPLTSTLPATVQAAAFYQGQPLAAKPTVTSYTAQSLLSRHSEELRSCVGEKGLVLRLEDDGPREGARAVFTVDIFQPCWRWPQAQLDGIGSVEVRAGRIPYYFQLAHDEPKRRFEKARSAHGEMLIRRGDCTGKVLAQVPLPAKTDADGFVTLRAALPKGTSGRGDLCINFTGDTRPAMWVLDEVTLR; via the coding sequence ATGACGAAGCCCACCCGCGCCAGGATGCGCAGCCTTCTGTTGCTGGGCAGCCTGCTGGCCGCCCTGCCCGTGCTGCCGGCACTGGCCGCCGATGCCCCGGCACTCGATACCGGCCCCGGCCCGCAGCTGCGCGCCGGCAGCCTGATGTTGATTCCCGCACCGGCCAACGTGCAGCGCGGCAACGGCGCGGGCATCACCGTTGGCGCGGGCACCGTGCTGCACGCCGAAGGCGAAGCCGCACAGCGTGTCGCTGCACAGTTCGCCGATCTGCTGGCGCGCAGTGGTGGGCCGCGCCTGGCGGTGGCCAACGGCAAGGCCGCCGCCAAGAGCGGCAGCATCCGCTTCCAGATCGTGCCGACCTTCCGCGACAGCGGCGAGGGCTACACGCTGGAAAGCACCGCGCAGGGCGTGGTGGTGCAGGCCGGCAACGAGACCGGCCTGTTCTACGGCGCCACCACCCTGGCCCAGCTCGCCACCGGCGGCAGCAACGGCGTGCTGCCGGCTGTGCAGATCCAGGATGCGCCGCGTTTCAGCTGGCGTGGCTTCATGCTCGACTCGGCGCGGCACTTCCAGAGCCTGGACGAGATCAAGCGCGTGCTCGATGCGATGGCCGCGCACAAGCTCAACACCTTCCACTGGCACCTGACCGACGACCAGGGCTGGCGCATGGAGATCAAGCGCTACCCGAAGCTGACCGAAGTCGGCAGTTGCCGCCTGCCAGCCGGTGACGGCGGCATAGATCCGATCAGCGGCAAGGAACATCCGTACTGCGGCTTCTACACGCAGGACCAGATCCGCGAAGTGATCGCGTACGCGGCCGCGCTGCATATCCAGGTGATTCCGGAGATCGATGTACCCGGCCACGCCACCGCTGCCATCGCTGCCTATCCGGAACTGGGCACGATCGATACGCCACTGAAGCCGTTGAGCGAATGGGGCGTGTTCCCGAACCTGTTCAACGTCGAGGACGACACCGTCACCTTCCTGGAAAACGTGCTGGAAGAAGTCATCGCCCTGTTCCCGGCCAAGTACGTGCACGTGGGTGGCGACGAGGCAGTGAAGGACCAGTGGGAGGCCTCAAAGCAGGTGCAGCAGCGCATGCGCGCGCTCGGCATCAAGGATGAGATGGCCATGCAGAGCCACATCATCAAGCGCCTGGAAACCTTCCTGGAAGAACACGACCGCCGCCTGATCGGCTGGGACGAAATCCTTGAAGGCGGCCTGCCGCCGCAGGCCACGGTGATGTCCTGGCGCGGTACCGAGGGTGGGCTGGCCGCGGCCAGCGCGGGCCACGATGTGGTGATGTCGCCGGTCAGCCACCTGTACCTGGATTACCTGCAGACCGCCTCGCCGAACGAGCCGCCGGGCCGGCCGACGCAGGTGAACCTGGCCAAGCTCTACAACTACGAACCGGTGCCGGCAGAACTGGCCGCCGACAAGCGCGGTCACATCCTCGGCCTGCAGGCGAACATGTTCACCGAGCACACGCGCACCTACGCGCGTCTGCAGCACAACCTGTTCCCGCGACTGGCCGCCGTGGCCGAGACCGGCTGGAGCACGCCGGAGCATCGTGATTTCCGCGACTTCCTGGCCCGTCTGCCCTCGCAGCTGCAGCGCTATCGGGCCTGGGGACTGGCGTATGCACAGACGCCGTTTGAAGTGGGCGTGGCTTACACCGATGACCGCGCGGCGAACACGGTGACCGTGTCGCTGGCCAATCCGCTGGGCTATGAAGTGCGCTACAGCAGCGACGGTCAGCCGGTGACCGCGCAGTCGCCGCTGTACCAGCAGCCGTTGACGTCCACGCTTCCCGCGACGGTGCAGGCGGCTGCGTTCTACCAGGGCCAGCCACTGGCTGCGAAGCCGACGGTGACGTCGTACACCGCGCAGTCGCTGCTGTCGCGGCACAGCGAAGAACTGCGCAGCTGCGTGGGCGAGAAGGGCCTGGTACTGCGCCTGGAAGACGATGGTCCGCGCGAAGGTGCGCGTGCGGTGTTCACCGTCGACATCTTCCAGCCGTGCTGGCGTTGGCCGCAGGCACAGCTCGATGGCATCGGCAGCGTGGAAGTGCGTGCGGGCCGCATTCCGTACTACTTCCAGCTGGCGCACGACGAGCCGAAGCGACGCTTCGAAAAGGCCCGGAGCGCGCACGGCGAAATGCTGATCCGCCGCGGTGACTGCACGGGCAAGGTACTGGCACAGGTGCCGCTGCCGGCGAAGACCGATGCCGATGGCTTCGTGACCCTGCGCGCAGCGCTGCCGAAGGGCACCTCGGGCAGGGGCGATCTGTGCATCAACTTCACCGGCGACACGCGCCCGGCGATGTGGGTGCTGGATGAGGTGACGCTCCGGTAG
- a CDS encoding VanZ family protein — MSAALPVIKPLRRPRLWSALWVLAVLTVIVVCLIPPPPIPLPENSDKGEHFLAYFILAGSAVQLFRRGRPLLWVAAGLVLMGIGIEFAQGALTSNRMADPMDAVANTIGVLAGMATALTPLRDILLRWRG, encoded by the coding sequence GTGAGTGCAGCGTTGCCGGTGATCAAGCCGCTGCGGCGGCCACGCCTGTGGAGCGCGCTGTGGGTGTTGGCGGTGCTGACGGTGATCGTGGTCTGCCTGATTCCGCCGCCGCCGATTCCGCTGCCGGAAAACAGCGACAAGGGTGAGCACTTCCTGGCCTATTTCATCCTGGCCGGCAGCGCGGTGCAGCTGTTCCGGCGTGGCCGTCCGCTGCTGTGGGTGGCGGCTGGCCTGGTGCTGATGGGCATCGGCATCGAGTTTGCGCAGGGCGCGTTGACCAGCAACCGCATGGCCGATCCGATGGATGCGGTGGCCAACACCATCGGCGTGTTGGCGGGGATGGCCACCGCATTGACCCCGCTGCGCGACATCCTGCTGCGCTGGCGGGGGTAA
- a CDS encoding class I SAM-dependent methyltransferase gives MQPTFPLPEADALAHSDQLAAALRAEILAQGGAMPFSRFMELCLYTPGWGYYSAGASKFGGSGDFTTAPELGSLFAGSVANALAPVFGQLDAQARMLELGGGTGAFAEAVLLRLAELDALPARYAILEPSADLRQRQQERLQQNLPPELAGRVEWLDRPFEDDWDGVVFANEVIDALPTPRFLIKDGEVYEETVELDGQGNFIRGAQPADLLLNGAVRHLERYLEKPFADGYRSEVLPQLPYWLQAVAGGLRRGAMLFVDYGYNRGEFYQEERDDGTVRAFYRHHVHNEIHRWPGLQDITASVDFTAMAEAGLHGGFELAGYCSQASFLLGNGLDQVLTLAEERTDEVGRIQLRDQVKKLTLPTEMGERFQVIGLQRDVDFEPAFELGDLSWRL, from the coding sequence ATGCAGCCTACCTTCCCCCTGCCCGAAGCCGATGCCCTGGCCCACAGCGACCAGCTGGCCGCCGCCCTGCGTGCCGAGATCCTCGCACAGGGCGGGGCGATGCCGTTCTCCCGCTTCATGGAGCTGTGCCTGTACACGCCGGGCTGGGGTTACTACAGCGCCGGTGCCAGCAAATTCGGCGGCAGTGGCGATTTCACCACCGCACCCGAGCTGGGCAGCCTGTTCGCCGGCAGCGTGGCCAATGCACTGGCGCCGGTGTTCGGCCAGCTTGATGCACAGGCGCGGATGCTGGAACTGGGTGGCGGCACCGGCGCCTTCGCCGAGGCGGTGCTGCTGCGCCTGGCCGAGCTGGACGCATTGCCGGCCCGCTACGCGATCCTCGAACCCAGCGCGGACCTGCGCCAGCGCCAGCAGGAACGCCTGCAGCAGAACCTGCCGCCCGAGCTGGCCGGCCGGGTGGAATGGCTGGATCGTCCGTTCGAGGACGACTGGGACGGCGTGGTGTTCGCCAACGAGGTGATCGATGCGCTGCCGACACCGCGCTTCCTCATCAAGGATGGCGAGGTGTACGAGGAGACCGTCGAACTGGACGGGCAGGGCAACTTCATCCGTGGCGCGCAGCCGGCCGACCTGCTGCTCAACGGCGCGGTGCGCCATCTTGAACGCTACCTGGAAAAGCCCTTTGCCGACGGCTACCGTTCCGAGGTGCTGCCGCAGCTGCCGTACTGGTTGCAGGCAGTGGCCGGCGGCCTGCGCCGTGGCGCGATGCTGTTCGTGGATTACGGCTACAACCGGGGCGAGTTCTACCAGGAAGAGCGCGATGATGGCACCGTACGCGCGTTCTACCGCCACCACGTGCACAACGAGATCCATCGTTGGCCGGGCCTGCAGGACATCACCGCATCGGTCGATTTCACCGCCATGGCCGAGGCCGGCCTGCACGGCGGTTTCGAACTGGCCGGTTACTGCAGCCAGGCCAGTTTCCTGCTCGGCAACGGCCTGGACCAGGTGCTGACCCTGGCCGAGGAGCGCACCGATGAAGTGGGCCGCATCCAATTGCGCGACCAGGTGAAGAAGCTGACCCTGCCGACCGAAATGGGCGAGCGTTTCCAGGTCATTGGCCTGCAGCGTGACGTTGATTTCGAGCCGGCGTTCGAACTGGGTGACCTGAGCTGGCGCCTGTGA
- a CDS encoding pteridine reductase: MSDTAPVALITGSARRIGAAIARQFHACGWSVVLHAHTSSAELQQAAFNLDNERPGSVLALQADLRDADALADLVEQAVTHFGRLDALVNNASNFFPTPLGQVTAEAMDELYAVNARAPLLLAQAAAPYLRRQHGCIVNLTDLHGTDPMPNHIAYTMAKAALEMATRSLALELAPKVRVNAVAPGAILWPEQGKDDFAREALLARTPLARIGTVEEIAEAVYWLAAEASFVTGHTLRVDGGRTVS, from the coding sequence ATGAGTGACACCGCCCCCGTGGCCCTGATCACCGGCAGCGCGCGCCGGATCGGCGCGGCCATCGCCCGCCAGTTCCACGCCTGTGGCTGGTCGGTGGTGCTGCACGCCCATACCTCCAGCGCCGAACTGCAGCAGGCCGCCTTCAACCTGGACAACGAGCGCCCCGGCAGCGTGCTGGCGTTGCAGGCCGACCTGCGCGACGCCGACGCCCTGGCCGATCTGGTCGAGCAGGCGGTGACCCACTTCGGCCGCCTCGATGCGCTGGTCAACAACGCCTCCAACTTCTTCCCTACCCCGCTCGGCCAGGTCACCGCCGAGGCGATGGACGAGCTGTACGCGGTCAACGCGCGCGCACCGCTGCTGCTGGCCCAGGCCGCCGCGCCGTACCTGCGCCGCCAGCACGGCTGCATCGTCAACCTGACCGACCTGCACGGCACCGACCCGATGCCCAACCACATCGCCTACACGATGGCCAAGGCGGCGCTGGAGATGGCGACCCGCTCGCTGGCGCTGGAACTAGCGCCGAAGGTGCGGGTGAATGCAGTGGCGCCCGGTGCGATCCTGTGGCCGGAACAGGGCAAGGACGATTTCGCCCGCGAGGCGCTGCTGGCGCGCACGCCGCTGGCGCGGATCGGCACGGTGGAGGAAATCGCCGAAGCGGTGTACTGGCTGGCGGCCGAGGCCAGCTTCGTCACCGGCCACACCCTGCGCGTGGATGGTGGGCGTACGGTGAGTTGA
- the folK gene encoding 2-amino-4-hydroxy-6-hydroxymethyldihydropteridine diphosphokinase, with amino-acid sequence MTTVLLSLGSNVHPRRYLHAAVAALRERFGALQVSAAYRTAAVGFDGPAFLNNGVAIETDLPLQQLDDWLHALEDAHGRDRSGPRFSDRTLDVDVVFYGDLVVEGPGHLRIPRPELKHAFVLKPLADIAPGFIDPVSGLDLATLWRAHKQFGEAFETVELDPDALD; translated from the coding sequence ATGACCACCGTGCTCCTGAGCCTGGGCAGCAACGTCCACCCCCGCCGCTACCTCCACGCTGCGGTGGCGGCCCTGCGCGAGCGCTTTGGTGCGCTGCAGGTGTCTGCCGCCTACCGCACCGCCGCCGTCGGTTTCGACGGTCCGGCCTTCCTCAACAACGGCGTTGCCATCGAGACCGACCTGCCGCTGCAGCAGCTGGATGACTGGCTGCATGCACTGGAAGATGCGCACGGTCGTGACCGCAGCGGTCCGCGTTTCTCCGACCGGACCCTGGACGTCGATGTGGTGTTCTATGGCGACCTGGTGGTGGAAGGCCCCGGCCATCTGCGCATTCCGCGCCCGGAACTGAAGCATGCGTTCGTGCTGAAGCCGCTGGCCGATATCGCCCCGGGTTTCATCGATCCGGTCAGCGGCCTGGACCTGGCCACGCTGTGGCGCGCGCACAAGCAGTTTGGCGAAGCGTTCGAGACGGTCGAGCTGGACCCCGACGCGCTGGATTGA
- a CDS encoding 20S proteasome subunit A/B, whose translation MTYCVGIEVDEGLVFAADTRTNAALDDVRVHRKLHVFEYPGQAAYVVMAAGNLATTQLLVSRLKRDADERRTPNLRDMAHLFEAAAYVGSLLVDSQVQSQHTEHGHDGVNTQATLIFGGQIAGEQPGLYMVYPLGNAIAASPETPYLQIGESKYGKPILDRILTPSTHLEDAARTAIVSLDSTIRSNLSVGLPVDLALLRAGELRISQQLRLGADSALYADIHQNWSRRLEQAVESLPRFPWETTDRPG comes from the coding sequence ATGACCTATTGCGTTGGAATCGAGGTGGACGAGGGCCTGGTCTTCGCCGCCGACACCCGCACCAATGCCGCGCTGGACGATGTCCGCGTGCACCGCAAACTGCACGTGTTCGAATATCCCGGCCAGGCCGCCTACGTAGTGATGGCCGCCGGCAACCTGGCCACGACGCAGTTGCTGGTGTCGCGGCTGAAGCGCGATGCCGACGAGCGGCGCACGCCGAACCTGCGCGACATGGCCCATCTGTTCGAGGCCGCGGCCTACGTCGGCTCCCTGCTGGTGGACAGCCAGGTGCAGAGCCAGCACACCGAACACGGCCATGACGGGGTGAACACCCAGGCGACGCTGATCTTCGGCGGGCAGATTGCCGGCGAACAGCCTGGCCTGTACATGGTCTACCCGCTGGGCAACGCCATCGCTGCCTCGCCGGAAACGCCCTATCTGCAGATCGGTGAATCCAAGTACGGCAAGCCGATCCTGGACCGCATCCTGACCCCATCCACGCATCTGGAAGACGCCGCACGCACGGCAATCGTTTCGCTCGATTCGACCATCCGTTCCAATCTGTCGGTGGGCCTGCCAGTGGACCTGGCGCTGCTGCGCGCCGGCGAACTGCGGATCAGCCAGCAGCTGCGGCTGGGCGCCGATTCAGCGCTGTACGCCGACATCCATCAGAACTGGTCGCGGCGGCTGGAACAGGCGGTGGAAAGCCTGCCACGGTTTCCGTGGGAAACGACGGATCGCCCGGGCTGA
- a CDS encoding ATP-binding response regulator produces the protein MPLTGPALGALRILLVEDSPEDAELMSEQMLDAGLEATFERVESADDLRHALARFQPDIVLSDLSMPGFSGDDALRIVRDALPEVPFIFVSGTMGEENAVAALQKGANDYIIKHQPARLPSAVARAVREARSAIERSRVETELMRAQRLESLSLLAAGLSHDLRNILQPLLIMPDLLKARTQDPQLHHLADVIAECGRRGHEMAESMLSFVRGSRKASERIHIDDLFQAVALLLRSNVPDGVRLDLVVEDEGLVVDANYTELQQVLLNLALNAIQAMPDGGNLSLTASHGGQRDGEDWLRIAVVDEGTGMDADTMSHLFNPFFTTKADGTGLGLISCKRIVEGAGGSIHVNSELGQGTCFELRLPMHASAEGGEPIEQLVALGSGQSILVVDGEATRLSLLGNALSSQGYQLQLASDGPAALRWMQQEAMPALVIADAGSKLLSASQLLGEMATLGYRGPALVLEDAAGEMPADVFPAGIEVHLLRKPLQMQQVFRAVADALG, from the coding sequence ATGCCCCTGACCGGTCCCGCACTCGGCGCATTGCGCATCCTGCTGGTGGAAGATTCCCCCGAGGATGCCGAACTGATGTCCGAACAGATGCTCGATGCAGGCCTTGAGGCCACGTTCGAGCGTGTCGAGAGTGCGGACGACCTGCGCCATGCGCTGGCGCGCTTCCAGCCGGACATCGTGCTGTCCGACCTGAGCATGCCTGGCTTCTCCGGCGACGACGCGCTGCGCATCGTGCGCGACGCGTTGCCGGAGGTGCCCTTCATCTTCGTCTCCGGCACCATGGGTGAGGAGAACGCGGTGGCGGCCCTGCAGAAGGGCGCCAACGATTACATCATCAAGCATCAGCCGGCACGCCTGCCGTCCGCCGTGGCGCGCGCGGTGCGTGAGGCACGCAGCGCCATCGAGCGCTCGCGGGTGGAAACCGAGCTGATGCGCGCGCAGCGGCTGGAAAGCCTGTCATTGCTGGCCGCAGGCCTGAGCCACGATCTGCGCAACATTCTGCAGCCGCTGCTGATCATGCCGGACCTGCTTAAGGCGCGTACCCAGGATCCGCAACTGCACCACCTGGCCGATGTGATCGCCGAGTGCGGTCGCCGTGGCCATGAGATGGCCGAATCGATGCTGTCGTTCGTGCGCGGGTCGCGCAAGGCCAGCGAGCGCATCCACATCGATGACCTGTTCCAGGCCGTGGCGCTGCTGTTGCGCAGCAACGTGCCCGATGGCGTCCGCCTGGACCTTGTGGTCGAGGATGAGGGGCTGGTGGTCGATGCCAACTACACCGAACTGCAGCAGGTGTTGTTGAACCTGGCGCTCAACGCGATCCAGGCGATGCCTGATGGCGGCAACCTGAGCCTGACCGCCAGCCATGGCGGCCAGCGCGATGGCGAGGACTGGCTGCGCATCGCGGTGGTCGATGAAGGCACCGGCATGGATGCGGACACGATGTCGCATCTGTTCAATCCGTTCTTCACCACCAAGGCCGATGGCACCGGGCTGGGCCTGATTTCCTGCAAGCGCATCGTTGAAGGCGCCGGTGGCAGCATCCACGTCAACAGCGAGCTGGGGCAGGGCACCTGCTTCGAGCTGCGCTTGCCGATGCATGCCAGCGCCGAGGGCGGCGAACCGATCGAACAACTGGTGGCGCTGGGCAGTGGCCAGTCGATCCTGGTGGTTGATGGTGAAGCCACGCGCCTTTCGCTGCTGGGCAATGCGCTGTCCAGCCAGGGCTACCAGCTGCAGCTGGCCTCCGATGGCCCGGCCGCGCTGCGCTGGATGCAGCAGGAAGCGATGCCGGCGCTGGTGATTGCCGATGCCGGCTCCAAGCTGTTGTCGGCCAGCCAGCTGCTGGGCGAGATGGCCACGCTCGGCTACCGCGGCCCGGCGCTGGTGCTGGAAGATGCTGCCGGGGAAATGCCGGCAGATGTGTTCCCTGCAGGCATCGAGGTACACCTGCTGCGCAAGCCGCTGCAGATGCAGCAGGTGTTCCGCGCGGTGGCCGACGCGCTGGGCTGA
- a CDS encoding response regulator: MTTLRTILLAEDSPADAEMAIDALQEARLANPIVHVEDGVEVMDYLLRRGAFASREEGLPAVLLLDIKMPRMDGLEVLRQIREHDELKRLPVVILSSSREESDLARSWDMGVNAYVVKPVDVDQFFGAVQTLGKFWALINQAPEIE; this comes from the coding sequence ATGACGACGCTGCGCACCATCCTCCTTGCCGAAGACAGCCCGGCCGACGCCGAAATGGCGATCGATGCGCTGCAGGAAGCGCGGCTCGCCAATCCCATCGTGCACGTCGAAGACGGCGTGGAAGTGATGGATTACCTGCTGCGCCGTGGCGCCTTCGCCAGCCGCGAAGAAGGCCTGCCGGCGGTGCTGCTGCTGGACATCAAGATGCCGCGCATGGATGGCCTGGAAGTGCTGCGACAGATCCGCGAACACGACGAGTTGAAGCGGTTGCCGGTGGTGATCCTGTCTTCCTCACGCGAGGAAAGCGACCTGGCCCGCAGCTGGGACATGGGCGTGAACGCATACGTGGTCAAGCCGGTGGACGTGGACCAGTTCTTCGGCGCAGTGCAGACCCTGGGCAAGTTCTGGGCACTGATCAACCAGGCTCCGGAGATCGAGTAA
- a CDS encoding sensor histidine kinase, producing the protein MALVFSDDIWDRWRLPALALAAAAIIVVPWLTLRKLQQDNELAMGWVTHTQQVTVALQQLQTDVRDIESAALTLSKGVDAPGLRERMAKANDIPEQLAELGRMTRDNPDQLIRIGRIQSMLEGRMGVARELAKSEPNSDQRELVQDLSTRYPIRGLVEELQASEEALLAQRAAQAERQKRQTNFVSWSSLLVQLALLGLVLWLLQRQIGRRLQAERQSQRAAARAASVLQTVREPIVLLDRELRVQLHNPAFSELYGLQDERADGLLLENVGEGAWRDPVVRQRLADVLLRGRELWDFEHEQRGADGMSRYMLLNARRMPLPDTDDEVVLLTVSDVTVQRAVQTRVEELNRQLEGKVAQVSEVNRELEAFSYSVSHDLRAPLRHVAGFSDKLSRHLGEAADEKSQHYLGVISGSARRMATLIDDLLVYSRLGRAAMRQQTVDMQSLVADTRAMLDANVQSEAESSGHAHQVEWSIAPLPIVVGDENMLRQVWLNLLGNAVKYSANREPAKVRVDYQQQPDGGHQFTVSDNGAGFDMAYAGKLFGVFQRLHKASDYPGTGIGLASVRRVLTRHGGRIWAEAAPDAGATFHFYLPPVLDADKQGPIA; encoded by the coding sequence ATGGCGCTGGTTTTCAGTGATGACATCTGGGATCGCTGGCGACTGCCTGCTCTGGCATTGGCAGCGGCAGCCATCATCGTGGTCCCGTGGTTGACCCTGCGCAAACTGCAGCAGGACAACGAGCTGGCCATGGGCTGGGTGACCCATACCCAGCAGGTGACTGTGGCCCTGCAGCAGCTGCAGACCGACGTGCGTGACATCGAATCGGCTGCGTTGACGCTGTCCAAGGGCGTGGATGCGCCGGGCCTGCGCGAGCGCATGGCCAAGGCCAACGATATCCCCGAGCAGCTGGCCGAACTGGGCCGGATGACCCGCGACAATCCCGACCAGCTGATCCGCATCGGCCGCATCCAGTCGATGCTGGAAGGCCGTATGGGGGTTGCGCGTGAGCTGGCCAAGTCTGAACCCAACAGCGATCAGCGCGAGCTGGTGCAGGACCTGAGCACGCGCTACCCGATCCGCGGCCTGGTGGAAGAACTGCAGGCCAGCGAGGAAGCGCTGCTGGCCCAGCGCGCCGCGCAGGCGGAGCGACAGAAGCGGCAGACCAACTTCGTCTCGTGGAGCTCGCTGCTGGTGCAGCTGGCGCTGCTCGGCCTGGTGCTGTGGCTGCTGCAACGACAGATTGGCCGCCGCCTGCAGGCTGAGCGACAGTCGCAGCGCGCCGCTGCGCGTGCGGCGTCGGTGCTGCAGACCGTGCGCGAACCGATCGTGCTGCTGGATCGCGAGCTGCGCGTGCAGCTGCACAATCCCGCGTTCTCCGAGTTGTACGGGCTGCAGGATGAGCGCGCCGATGGCCTGCTGCTGGAGAACGTAGGCGAAGGCGCATGGCGTGACCCGGTGGTTCGCCAGCGGCTGGCCGATGTGTTGCTGCGCGGCCGCGAGCTGTGGGATTTCGAACACGAACAACGCGGCGCCGACGGCATGTCCCGCTACATGCTGCTCAACGCGCGGCGCATGCCGCTGCCTGACACCGACGACGAAGTGGTGCTGCTGACCGTCAGCGATGTGACCGTGCAGCGCGCGGTGCAGACACGCGTTGAAGAATTGAACCGGCAGCTGGAAGGCAAGGTTGCCCAGGTCTCGGAGGTCAACCGCGAGCTGGAAGCGTTCAGCTACTCGGTGTCGCACGACCTGCGCGCGCCGCTGCGCCATGTCGCCGGTTTCTCGGACAAGCTGTCGCGCCACCTGGGCGAGGCGGCCGACGAGAAGAGCCAGCACTACCTGGGGGTGATCTCCGGTTCAGCGCGGCGCATGGCCACGTTGATTGATGACCTGCTGGTCTATTCGCGCCTGGGCCGCGCAGCGATGCGCCAACAGACCGTGGACATGCAATCGCTGGTGGCCGATACGCGCGCGATGCTCGACGCGAACGTGCAGAGCGAAGCCGAGAGCAGCGGCCATGCGCATCAGGTGGAGTGGAGCATCGCGCCGCTGCCGATCGTGGTGGGCGACGAAAACATGCTGCGCCAGGTCTGGCTGAACCTGCTGGGCAACGCGGTGAAATACTCGGCCAACCGCGAGCCGGCGAAGGTCCGCGTGGACTACCAGCAGCAGCCCGATGGCGGTCATCAGTTCACGGTCAGCGACAATGGTGCAGGCTTTGACATGGCCTACGCCGGCAAGTTGTTCGGCGTCTTCCAGCGCCTGCACAAGGCCAGCGACTATCCGGGCACCGGTATCGGCCTGGCCAGCGTACGCAGGGTGCTGACCCGCCACGGCGGCCGCATCTGGGCCGAAGCCGCACCAGATGCCGGCGCCACCTTCCACTTCTATCTTCCCCCCGTGCTCGACGCGGACAAACAGGGCCCCATCGCATGA
- a CDS encoding oxidoreductase: MRPELQLALIGYGLAGRVFHAPLIRHTPGLALHSVVSSQRDTLLRTFSDVHIRATAQEVFDDPAVDAVVIATPNEQHAPLAIAALAAGKHVLVDKPFAVNVDEAEQVLAAARSAGRIATVFQNRRFDADFLTLQALLADGTLGDIAECHAHFDRYRPRVRERWREQDGPGSGLWYDLGPHLLDQMLVLFGCPQAIDADLAVQREGGSGVDYFHAVLHYPRHRAIVHAGSLVAAPAPRFAVHGTRASWIKHGLDVQEAQLRRGVAPGAPGWGIDPHHGELLHCDAEDNVQRSTVDNLPGDYRRLYADFAAAMQGEGEPTVSAQQALQVMRLLQAGMDSAREGRRVRVG, from the coding sequence ATGCGCCCCGAGCTGCAACTGGCCCTGATCGGCTACGGCCTGGCCGGCCGCGTCTTCCACGCCCCGCTGATCCGGCACACGCCGGGGTTGGCCCTGCACAGCGTCGTCAGTTCGCAGCGCGATACGCTGCTGCGCACCTTCAGTGACGTCCACATACGCGCTACCGCGCAGGAGGTCTTCGATGACCCGGCGGTGGATGCGGTGGTCATCGCTACCCCGAACGAACAGCACGCGCCGTTGGCCATCGCCGCGCTGGCCGCCGGCAAGCACGTACTGGTCGACAAACCGTTCGCGGTGAACGTGGACGAAGCCGAGCAGGTGCTGGCTGCAGCGCGCAGCGCCGGACGCATCGCCACCGTGTTCCAGAACCGGCGCTTCGATGCGGACTTCCTGACCCTGCAGGCACTGCTTGCCGACGGCACGCTGGGTGACATCGCCGAATGCCACGCCCATTTCGACCGCTACCGCCCGCGGGTGCGCGAACGCTGGCGCGAGCAGGATGGGCCGGGCAGCGGCCTGTGGTACGACCTGGGGCCGCACCTGCTGGACCAGATGCTGGTGCTGTTCGGCTGTCCGCAGGCGATCGATGCGGATCTTGCCGTGCAGCGCGAAGGCGGCAGCGGCGTCGACTATTTCCATGCGGTACTGCATTACCCACGCCATCGCGCGATCGTGCATGCCGGTTCACTGGTCGCTGCGCCTGCCCCCCGTTTCGCCGTGCATGGCACGCGGGCCAGCTGGATCAAGCACGGCCTGGACGTGCAGGAAGCGCAGCTGCGTCGCGGCGTCGCGCCAGGCGCGCCGGGATGGGGCATCGATCCGCACCACGGCGAACTGCTGCACTGCGATGCGGAGGACAACGTGCAGCGCAGCACCGTGGACAACCTGCCGGGTGACTACCGGCGCCTGTATGCCGACTTCGCAGCGGCGATGCAGGGCGAGGGTGAGCCGACGGTCAGCGCGCAGCAGGCGTTGCAGGTGATGCGGTTGCTGCAGGCGGGGATGGACAGCGCGCGCGAAGGGCGGCGGGTGCGGGTGGGGTGA